The Budorcas taxicolor isolate Tak-1 chromosome 2, Takin1.1, whole genome shotgun sequence genome window below encodes:
- the LOC128043493 gene encoding tryptase-2-like, with protein MLHLLVLALLLSLVSAAPGQALQRTGIVGGQEAPGSRWPWQVSLRVRDQYWRHQCGGSLIHPQWVLTAAHCIGPELREPSDFRVQLREQHLYYQDRLLPISRVIPHPHYYMVENGADIALLQLEEPVSISCHIRPVTLPPASETFPPGSQCWVTGWGDVDNGRPLPPPYPLKQVKVPIVENSVCDGKYHSGLSTDYSVPIVQEDNLCAGDGGRDSCQGDSGGPLVCKVNGTWLQAGVVSWGDGCANPDYPGVYTRVTSYLDWIHQYVPQEP; from the exons ATGCTCCATCTACTGGTGCTGGCCCTCCTGCTGAGCCTGGTCTCTGCAGCCCCTG GCCAGGCCCTGCAGCGCACGGGCATCGTCGGGGGACAGGAGGCCCCTGGGAGCAGGTGGCCCTGGCAGGTGAGCCTGAGAGTCAGAGACCAGTACTGGAGGCACCAGTGCGGGGGCTCCCTGATCCACCCCCAGTGGGTGCTGACCGCAGCCCACTGCATCGGACC GGAACTCCGGGAGCCCTCAGACTTCAGGGTGCAGCTGCGGGAGCAGCACCTGTACTACCAGGACCGGCTGCTGCCCATCAGCAGggtcatcccccacccccactactACATGGTTGAGAATGGGGCGGACATCGCCCTGCTGCAGCTGGAGGAGCCCGTGAGCATCTCCTGCCATATCCGGCCGGTCACCCTGCCCCCTGCATCGGAGACCTTCCCCCCAGGGTCGCAGTGCTGGGTGACGGGCTGGGGCGACGTGGACAATGGAA GGCCCCTGCCGCCCCCATACCCCCTGAAGCAGGTGAAGGTGCCCATCGTGGAGAACAGTGTCTGTGACGGGAAGTACCACTCTGGCCTGTCCACGGACTACAGCGTACCCATCGTGCAAGAGGATAACTTGTGTGCTGGGGACGGCGGGAGGGACTCCTGCCAG ggtGACTCTGGAGGGCCCCTGGTCTGCAAGGTGAACGGCACCTGGCTGCAGGCGGGTGTGGTCAGCTGGGGCGACGGCTGCGCAAACCCCGACTATCCCGGCGTCTACACCCGCGTGACCTCCTACCTGGACTGGATCCACCAGTACGTCCCCCAGGAGCCCTGA
- the LOC128043495 gene encoding tryptase-2 produces the protein MLHLLVLALLLSLVSTAPGQALQRTGIVGGKEAPGSRWPWQVSLRVRDQYWRHQCGGSLIHPQWVLTAAHCVGPELREPSDFRVQLREQHLYYQDRLLPISRVIPHPHYYMVENGADIALLQLEEPVSISRHGQPVTLPPASETFPPGSQCWVTGWGDVDNGRPLPPPYPLKQVKVPIVENSVCDGKYHSGLSTDYSVPIVQEDNLCAGDGGRDSCQGDSGGPLVCKVNGTWLQAGVVSWGDGCAKPNRPGIYTRVTSYLDWIHQYVPQEP, from the exons ATGCTCCATCTACTGGTGCTGGCCCTCCTGCTGAGCCTGGTCTCCACAGCCCCTG GCCAGGCCCTGCAGCGCACCGGCATCGTCGGGGGGAAGGAGGCCCCTGGAAGCAGGTGGCCCTGGCAGGTGAGCCTGAGAGTCAGAGACCAGTACTGGAGGCACCAGTGCGGGGGCTCCCTGATCCACCCCCAGTGGGTGCTGACCGCAGCTCACTGCGTCGGACC GGAACTCCGGGAGCCCTCAGACTTCAGGGTGCAGCTGCGGGAGCAGCACCTGTACTACCAGGACCGGCTGCTGCCCATCAGCAGggtcatcccccacccccactactACATGGTTGAGAATGGGGCGGACATCGCCCTGCTGCAGCTGGAGGAGCCCGTGAGCATCTCCCGCCACGGCCAGCCGGTCACCCTGCCCCCTGCATCGGAGACCTTCCCCCCAGGGTCGCAGTGCTGGGTGACGGGCTGGGGCGACGTGGACAATGGAA GGCCCCTGCCGCCCCCATACCCCCTGAAGCAGGTGAAGGTGCCCATCGTGGAGAACAGTGTCTGTGACGGGAAGTACCACTCTGGCCTGTCCACGGACTACAGCGTACCCATCGTGCAAGAGGATAACTTGTGTGCTGGGGACGGCGGGAGGGACTCCTGCCAG ggtGACTCTGGAGGGCCCCTGGTCTGCAAGGTGAACGGCACCTGGCTGCAGGCGGGTGTGGTCAGCTGGGGCGACGGCTGCGCGAAGCCCAACCGGCCCGGCATCTATACCCGCGTGACCTCCTACCTGGACTGGATCCACCAGTACGTCCCCCAGGAGCCCTGA